TCTACAAGGTGATATATGTCTTACAATAGAGTAAAATAATCCACAAACGAAAAAAACCCTCACATTTTGTGAGGGGTAATGTTTTTAAACATATGCTCTACAATTTGATAAGAATGTTGAGAGGCTTTTACAACAAACTCTGCAAAATTAACATTTGCTGAACCATCAGCTTTATCGGACATCGAACGAATAACGACAAATGGAACTGCATTCATGGAGCACACTTGAGCTACTGCTGCCCCTTCCATTTCTGTACAATCCCCATCCATCTGTTTATATAAATTTCTAACAATCTCACGATCAGCAATAAATTGATCTCCGGATAATACTCTTCCTTTTCGAGTACGATCTTTAAACCACTTTTCACTTGCATTGAAAGCTAAATTTACCAACTCATGATCTGCTTTAAAAATAGAGGTTTTATCATAAGGAATCATACCTTTATCAAAACCAAGTGCTGTAGCATCCATATCGTGATGCATACAATCCGTAGAGATAAGAATATCACCTATTTGTAGTTCTGGATGAAGAGCACCTGCAACACCTGTAAAAATAACAGCATCTACCATGAAGGTATCAATTAAAATTTGAGAACATATTGCCGCGTTTACTTTTCCTACACCAGATTTACATAATACGACCTTTGTATCGTGAAAATATCCTTCATAAAACTGTATTCCTGCTTTTACAACCGTTTTTGGATTGTCAATATGATCAAGAAATCTTTTTATTTCTTCATCCATTGCACCAATTAATCCTATCTTATTATAATTCATTATAAGCTTTTCACGCTATTTCTTTGAATTAGCTCATGTGGTAATATAATTTGAGATTGCTCAATCTCTTCATTCACCATTAGTTTTGTTAAAAGCCTCATAGAAACAGCACCAATATCATACATCGGTTGTGCAACTGTAGTAAGCAAAGGTCTCACCATAGATGCCATTCTAATATTATCAACACTGATAACAGAAATATCCTCAGGTACTTTTAATCCTGCATCTTGAATTGCATGAATTGCACCTATAGCCATTTCATCTGTTACAGCAAATACAGCAGTAATGTTTTGTTTAGATTCTAGGAAGTGCTTCATTTTTTCTAAACCTGAATCATAACGGAAGTTACCTACTTGAATAAGATCTTCATTTACGGTTAGTCCTGCATCTTCAATTGCTTTGATATACCCTTGATATCTTGCAAACCCTTTAGCTAGATCTTCAAAGTTACCACCAATTAGAGCAATATCACGATGGCCTTCATTTATTAAAGCTTGTACTGCATCATATGCCGCTTTTTCGTGATCAATATCCACAGATGGTATATTTTCCGATTCTTCTTTCGTTCCACATAATACAATAGGGACACTTGTTGTTTTAAA
The window above is part of the Chengkuizengella sediminis genome. Proteins encoded here:
- a CDS encoding 5'-methylthioadenosine/adenosylhomocysteine nucleosidase — its product is MNYNKIGLIGAMDEEIKRFLDHIDNPKTVVKAGIQFYEGYFHDTKVVLCKSGVGKVNAAICSQILIDTFMVDAVIFTGVAGALHPELQIGDILISTDCMHHDMDATALGFDKGMIPYDKTSIFKADHELVNLAFNASEKWFKDRTRKGRVLSGDQFIADREIVRNLYKQMDGDCTEMEGAAVAQVCSMNAVPFVVIRSMSDKADGSANVNFAEFVVKASQHSYQIVEHMFKNITPHKM
- the ccpA gene encoding catabolite control protein A, which translates into the protein MTVTIYDVARESGVSMATVSRVVNNNPNVKPQTRKKVFDAIEKLGYRPNAVARGLASKKTTTVGVVIPDISNTIFSEVARGVEDIANMYRYNIILCNSDKKKEKEIQVINTLLEKQVDGLLFMGGTVTEDHIHAFKTTSVPIVLCGTKEESENIPSVDIDHEKAAYDAVQALINEGHRDIALIGGNFEDLAKGFARYQGYIKAIEDAGLTVNEDLIQVGNFRYDSGLEKMKHFLESKQNITAVFAVTDEMAIGAIHAIQDAGLKVPEDISVISVDNIRMASMVRPLLTTVAQPMYDIGAVSMRLLTKLMVNEEIEQSQIILPHELIQRNSVKSL